The proteins below are encoded in one region of Candidatus Zixiibacteriota bacterium:
- the panB gene encoding 3-methyl-2-oxobutanoate hydroxymethyltransferase has translation MSTKPITVPELVRMKAAGRPIAMLTAYDYYTARLLDTCGIDGILVGDSANMVFYGEPTTLSITMDQMIYHTRAVSRAVSHALVIADMPFMSYQVNADEALDNAGRFLKEGGAAAVKLEGGLPIVPTIKRVVDAGIPVMGHIGLVPQSIHRFGGYGPRGKTPEERRFLLDSAVALAGAGCFSIVIESVPADLAAEITRAIPIPTIGIGAGVGCDGQVLVTNDMLGLFEDFHPKFVRRYAELADTMRAAFAGYIDDVRERRFPSADESV, from the coding sequence ATGTCCACAAAACCCATCACCGTCCCCGAGCTTGTGCGCATGAAGGCGGCAGGCAGGCCCATTGCCATGCTGACCGCGTACGATTACTACACGGCGCGTCTGCTGGACACCTGCGGCATCGACGGCATTCTGGTCGGCGATTCGGCCAACATGGTCTTCTATGGCGAGCCGACGACGCTGTCGATTACGATGGATCAGATGATCTATCACACGCGCGCGGTGAGCCGCGCTGTCTCGCATGCGCTGGTGATCGCCGACATGCCGTTCATGTCGTATCAGGTCAACGCCGACGAGGCACTGGACAATGCCGGGCGCTTCCTCAAGGAGGGCGGCGCCGCTGCCGTCAAACTCGAAGGCGGCCTGCCGATCGTGCCGACCATCAAACGCGTAGTGGATGCCGGCATCCCGGTGATGGGGCATATCGGCCTAGTGCCACAGTCGATCCATCGCTTCGGCGGATATGGCCCGCGCGGTAAGACGCCCGAGGAACGCCGGTTCCTCCTCGATTCGGCCGTCGCGCTCGCCGGGGCGGGGTGCTTCTCCATCGTGATCGAGAGTGTCCCGGCCGACCTCGCCGCCGAGATCACCCGCGCCATCCCGATTCCGACCATCGGCATCGGCGCCGGAGTCGGTTGCGACGGGCAAGTCCTCGTCACCAACGACATGCTCGGGCTCTTTGAGGATTTCCACCCCAAGTTCGTCCGTCGCTACGCCGAGCTGGCCGACACCATGCGCGCGGCCTTCGCCGGGTACATCGACGACGTCCGTGAGCGTCGCTTCCCCTCCGCTGATGAGTCTGTCTGA
- the panD gene encoding aspartate 1-decarboxylase, with translation MLIHVLRAKIHRARITAANLQYEGSIAVGTDLLAVSTIHVHERVQVVNLNNGVRFETYVIEGKPGEITLNGPAARLGLVGDEVIIIAYALIDPEKDKAITPRIVQVDAGNHPMA, from the coding sequence ATGTTGATCCACGTCCTCCGCGCCAAGATCCACCGCGCCCGCATCACCGCGGCCAACCTCCAGTATGAGGGCTCGATTGCCGTCGGGACCGACCTGTTGGCCGTCTCGACGATCCATGTCCACGAACGCGTCCAAGTCGTCAATCTGAACAACGGCGTCCGCTTTGAGACTTACGTCATTGAAGGCAAGCCGGGAGAAATCACACTCAACGGCCCGGCGGCGCGGCTGGGACTGGTGGGCGACGAGGTCATCATCATCGCCTATGCTCTCATCGATCCCGAAAAAGACAAGGCGATCACACCGCGCATCGTCCAGGTAGACGCCGGTAACCACCCCATGGCATGA
- a CDS encoding NTP transferase domain-containing protein has product MYVVPSENTGTPAPTAAVILAAGLGKRFPADRPKVLMPYRGRPLVHWVIDAARGAGMARTLVVIGHYGEMVQTACAGMPVEFIWQHERLGTGHALLQTEPLLGRHQGHIMVLLGDAPCVRSATITNLLAAHVDAQAAATILTAEVDDPTGYGRVIRAPDGTVDRIVEHRDADASVRQVREINSGAICFRADSLFPALHRIGNANQQREYYLTDTIAILRGDGRQVSAYLAGDPHEVLGVNSPEELAALERLAEIPKVR; this is encoded by the coding sequence ATGTACGTCGTACCCTCTGAAAACACCGGGACTCCTGCGCCGACGGCCGCTGTCATCCTGGCTGCCGGTCTCGGCAAACGCTTCCCCGCCGATCGCCCCAAGGTCCTCATGCCGTATCGGGGGCGGCCCTTGGTGCATTGGGTCATCGATGCCGCCCGTGGCGCCGGGATGGCCCGCACCCTTGTAGTCATTGGCCATTACGGAGAGATGGTTCAGACGGCCTGCGCCGGGATGCCGGTCGAGTTCATCTGGCAGCATGAGCGTCTCGGTACCGGCCATGCGCTTCTGCAAACCGAGCCGTTACTGGGCCGACACCAAGGACACATCATGGTTCTGCTGGGCGACGCCCCCTGTGTGAGGAGCGCGACGATCACCAATCTGCTGGCTGCACACGTCGACGCCCAGGCTGCCGCCACAATACTGACCGCTGAGGTGGACGATCCCACCGGGTATGGCCGCGTGATCCGCGCACCCGACGGGACCGTCGACCGCATAGTCGAGCATCGCGACGCCGATGCCAGTGTGCGTCAGGTTCGCGAGATCAACTCCGGCGCCATCTGCTTTCGGGCCGACTCGCTCTTCCCGGCTCTGCATCGGATCGGCAATGCCAACCAACAGCGAGAGTATTATCTGACTGACACGATCGCCATCCTCCGTGGCGATGGCCGCCAAGTGAGTGCCTATCTGGCCGGCGATCCTCATGAGGTTCTCGGCGTCAACAGCCCCGAGGAATTGGCGGCTCTGGAACGACTTGCGGAAATCCCGAAGGTGCGGTAA
- a CDS encoding TonB-dependent receptor, whose amino-acid sequence MPSVKVTVLIIGLALQAGIALAEGSGAIQGRILDNRSGEPLPGVSVVVVGTTLGDATDALGTYRIVGVPAGRRRIEAAIIGYRSAQVEVDVVPTEPVLADFHLEQTPVQVGSVVVTGTRSPRYIKDVPVRTEVLTGEALENKAAHSLYEALDDAPGIRIEQQCQSCNFSMVRMQGLGADHTQVLIDGQPLYSGLASIYGLQQLGTADVDRIEIVKGAGSALYGSGAIAGGINIISKCPAERPETKVGMELGSHSTNTFDLFSSQRTGAVGIAVSAQKNTGNVIDETGDGSSRREVRSADGISDRVKTDATTAGVRLTVDGLRDTDQLWLSGRMMHELRLGGVLTDDLFTNPFGPGTERITTDRYETQAGYRCRLGPGRELEVSAAYAHHDRDATNDGFLNDYMAAHQDTMPSLEEMRPYLACEHMFVGNVSLGQALPSGHRLLVGAQYSHDRLEESGKYVVVDTEDPLYGESYTSTSRKRADQVGVYVQDDCEISRALELVGGVRYDYHNSRDAFRGSGGVAPHGVEPVRYDASTLNPRLAVRFTPRRSVTLRSSVGTGFRVPYGFSEDLHLCSGSPRVWKGADLKPERSISYSISADYDCDRLSVAVNLFHTELRNAIAFVAAKEGPAQLGYTYEWKNVGNASVQGLELTTRLALRDNLIVSIDAALNHGRYDHPRTDWVGTDYQDDSRCIPRFPQTTGGIKLDFTPVGWEFGIETEYQGRMYIDYISEEPTQSRIKHTDPFAIVNARVSRTLFQRLMSCVRQIRPKKLMV is encoded by the coding sequence ATGCCAAGTGTGAAAGTGACCGTGTTGATCATCGGCCTAGCTTTGCAGGCGGGGATCGCGCTTGCCGAAGGGTCGGGGGCGATCCAAGGACGGATTCTGGACAACAGGAGCGGTGAGCCACTTCCCGGGGTCAGTGTGGTCGTCGTGGGAACCACCCTGGGTGACGCCACCGACGCGCTCGGCACATACCGCATCGTGGGGGTCCCGGCCGGCCGCCGACGGATCGAGGCGGCCATCATTGGCTACCGCTCAGCGCAAGTGGAGGTCGATGTCGTTCCCACGGAGCCCGTGCTGGCTGACTTCCATCTGGAGCAGACCCCGGTGCAGGTGGGCTCGGTCGTCGTGACCGGGACAAGATCGCCCCGCTACATCAAGGATGTGCCGGTGCGAACCGAGGTTCTGACTGGTGAGGCGTTGGAGAATAAGGCCGCTCACAGTCTCTATGAGGCCTTGGACGACGCGCCGGGCATACGGATCGAACAGCAATGCCAGAGCTGCAACTTCTCAATGGTGCGCATGCAGGGCCTGGGGGCGGACCACACTCAGGTTCTGATCGATGGGCAGCCGCTGTACTCCGGATTGGCAAGCATCTACGGTCTGCAGCAGCTCGGAACCGCCGACGTAGATCGCATCGAGATCGTCAAGGGCGCCGGTTCTGCACTCTACGGCAGTGGCGCCATCGCCGGCGGCATCAACATCATTTCCAAGTGCCCCGCAGAGCGGCCCGAGACCAAAGTCGGGATGGAGCTTGGATCTCACAGCACGAATACCTTCGACCTGTTCTCGTCCCAGCGGACGGGCGCAGTCGGTATCGCGGTGTCCGCACAGAAGAACACGGGGAATGTGATCGACGAGACCGGCGATGGCTCATCACGGCGGGAGGTGCGCAGCGCCGACGGTATCTCGGACCGCGTCAAGACCGATGCGACGACCGCCGGCGTGCGGCTGACGGTTGACGGACTCAGGGACACTGACCAGTTGTGGCTCAGTGGACGGATGATGCATGAGTTGAGACTCGGGGGTGTACTGACCGACGATCTCTTCACGAATCCCTTCGGCCCGGGAACCGAACGGATCACCACGGACCGATACGAGACCCAGGCCGGATACCGTTGCCGCCTTGGCCCAGGTCGTGAGCTGGAGGTCTCGGCGGCCTATGCCCATCACGACCGTGACGCGACCAACGACGGGTTCCTGAACGACTACATGGCCGCGCACCAAGATACGATGCCGTCGCTGGAAGAAATGCGGCCGTACCTCGCGTGTGAACATATGTTTGTCGGCAACGTGAGTCTCGGGCAGGCACTACCCAGCGGGCACCGGCTCTTGGTCGGTGCGCAGTACAGCCACGATCGACTCGAAGAGTCGGGCAAGTACGTGGTGGTCGACACGGAAGATCCACTCTACGGCGAATCGTACACCTCCACCAGCCGCAAGCGCGCCGACCAAGTCGGCGTGTATGTGCAGGACGACTGCGAGATAAGCCGCGCGCTGGAATTGGTGGGCGGGGTTCGCTATGACTACCACAACTCACGAGATGCCTTCCGCGGGTCGGGGGGAGTGGCTCCCCACGGCGTCGAACCGGTACGCTACGATGCATCGACACTCAATCCCCGGCTCGCGGTTCGATTCACACCGAGACGATCCGTCACCCTGCGCAGCAGCGTCGGCACCGGATTCCGGGTTCCCTACGGATTCAGCGAGGACCTCCACCTTTGCAGCGGCTCACCACGCGTCTGGAAAGGCGCGGACCTGAAACCGGAGCGGTCGATCAGTTACAGCATCAGCGCAGACTATGACTGCGACCGGCTCTCGGTGGCGGTAAACCTGTTTCATACCGAGCTTCGGAATGCCATCGCGTTCGTCGCCGCCAAGGAAGGTCCGGCCCAACTCGGCTACACCTACGAGTGGAAGAACGTCGGCAACGCATCTGTGCAGGGACTCGAACTGACCACCCGCCTAGCCTTGCGCGACAACCTGATCGTGAGCATCGACGCGGCCTTGAACCACGGCCGCTACGACCATCCGCGCACCGATTGGGTGGGAACAGACTATCAGGACGACAGCCGCTGCATCCCCCGTTTCCCGCAGACCACCGGCGGTATTAAGCTGGACTTCACTCCCGTCGGCTGGGAGTTCGGGATCGAGACTGAGTACCAGGGACGGATGTATATCGAC
- the panC gene encoding pantoate--beta-alanine ligase — MKTTRSISTVRSTVTAWRRRGLTVGFVPTMGALHQGHRALMARARRLCDRTVVSIFVNPTQFGPRDDYSAYPRTWSADLAACRKERVDLVFAPTAETIYPGGFQTTVSLPALSRRWEGEARPRHFDGVATVVLKLFNILQPDLAIFGQKDFQQSVIIRRMVSDCHLPIRIVVVPTVRESDGLALSSRNVYLDVASRTDASAVYAALQWARAEIRHGTATAKRLRREMTGRIEATGRFAVDYIAFCDPETLEPKRRLKRPLVILIAAICRVKGRANGRRYIDNTLIR; from the coding sequence ATGAAAACCACACGTTCGATCAGTACCGTCCGCAGTACCGTCACGGCTTGGCGCCGACGCGGACTCACTGTCGGCTTTGTCCCCACGATGGGGGCATTGCACCAGGGTCACCGCGCGCTGATGGCGCGCGCGCGCCGACTCTGTGATCGCACCGTGGTATCGATCTTCGTTAATCCCACCCAATTCGGTCCGCGCGACGACTACAGTGCCTACCCCCGGACCTGGTCGGCCGATCTTGCCGCCTGTCGAAAGGAGAGGGTCGACCTGGTGTTTGCGCCGACAGCAGAAACGATCTACCCGGGGGGCTTTCAAACGACCGTGTCACTCCCGGCGCTGTCGCGACGTTGGGAAGGCGAGGCGCGCCCCAGACACTTCGACGGCGTTGCCACTGTCGTGCTGAAGCTGTTCAACATCCTCCAGCCCGATCTGGCCATCTTCGGCCAGAAGGACTTTCAGCAATCGGTCATCATCCGGCGAATGGTCTCTGACTGCCATCTACCGATCCGAATTGTCGTCGTGCCGACCGTGCGCGAGAGCGATGGTCTTGCCCTCTCCTCACGAAACGTCTATCTTGACGTGGCCAGCCGTACCGACGCGTCTGCGGTCTATGCGGCTCTGCAATGGGCCCGTGCCGAAATCCGGCACGGGACCGCAACGGCGAAACGACTGCGTCGGGAGATGACCGGGCGGATCGAGGCAACCGGCCGATTCGCCGTCGACTATATCGCCTTCTGTGACCCGGAAACACTGGAGCCGAAACGGCGTTTAAAGAGACCGTTGGTGATCCTCATCGCCGCCATTTGCCGCGTGAAGGGACGCGCCAACGGGCGACGGTATATCGACAATACGCTGATTCGCTGA
- a CDS encoding metal-dependent transcriptional regulator, whose translation MARDLSSNMEMYLKTILRLDAQEDSVRVKSIADALGVKMPSVSEAMKALQAGGLVRHPSYGSVQLTARGRKTAEAIKRRFDVLQGFFVNVLQLDQRTAARDACQMEHVAGPETLQRLTAFLDFVQHCRMDVTAVISHFREYVDLRTAGRRCHDCEFAANCELGARS comes from the coding sequence ATGGCCAGAGATCTCTCATCCAATATGGAAATGTACCTCAAGACGATCCTCCGTCTCGACGCGCAGGAGGATTCCGTGCGCGTCAAGAGCATTGCAGACGCTCTCGGTGTGAAAATGCCCTCGGTCTCGGAGGCCATGAAAGCGCTGCAGGCGGGCGGGCTGGTACGGCATCCGTCGTACGGGTCCGTGCAGTTGACGGCGCGGGGGCGGAAGACTGCTGAGGCAATCAAACGGCGGTTCGATGTTCTGCAGGGTTTTTTTGTCAACGTGCTGCAATTGGATCAGCGGACGGCCGCACGCGACGCGTGTCAGATGGAGCATGTGGCGGGTCCTGAAACGTTGCAGCGCCTCACCGCGTTCCTGGATTTCGTGCAGCATTGCCGCATGGATGTCACGGCAGTGATCAGTCACTTCCGAGAGTACGTCGACCTGCGAACGGCCGGCAGGCGCTGCCATGATTGCGAATTCGCAGCCAATTGCGAACTCGGAGCGAGAAGTTGA